A single region of the Solwaraspora sp. WMMD406 genome encodes:
- the valS gene encoding valine--tRNA ligase — protein sequence MTDTSAGSAVPSAPSLNGLEDKWARRWEEQGVYRFDRSADRDGVYSIDTPPPTVSGSLHVGHVFSYTHTDVIARYQRMRGKAVFYPMGWDDNGLPTERRVQNFFGVRCDPSLPYDPDFTPPEQPGKSEIQVSRRNFIELCERLTVADEQVFELLWRRLGLSVDWQMTYQTINADSRRVSQRAFLRNVKRGEAYLSEAPTLWDVTYRTAVAQAELEDRERPGAHHRVAFHRPDGSPVYIMTTRPELLPACVALVAHPDDERYRDLVGTTVRSPLFGVEVPVTAHRLAAPDKGTGIAMICTFGDLTDVLWWRELQLATRPIIGRDGRILADPPPGLDDPQGRAAYAQLVGATMHTARERVVGLLRASGDLAGEPEKITHPVKFYERGDKPLEIVTTRQWYLRNGGRDTDLREKLLGRGRELAWQPEYMRARYESWVGGLTGDWLVSRQRFFGVPIPLWYPLDEQGEPVYDKPILPDEAALPVDPSVDTPPGYQAEQRGTPGGFVGDPDVMDTWATSSLTPQIAGKWGTDDDLFQRVFPMDLRPQAHEIIRTWLFSSVVRSHLEHGSLPWSHAAISGWVLDPDRKKMSKSKGNVVTPLALLEEYGSDAARYWAVNGRPGTDTAFDTGQMKVGRRLAMKILNASRFVLGLGAPAESAMVTEALDRAMLAELANVVDEATVALDGYDYARALERIEQFFWRFCDDYLELAKSRGYGERGSEPAESARAALTLALATLLRLFAPFLPFVAEEVWSWWRTGTVHRAAWPKAEELRAAVDGADSTALTVASQVIAAIRKAKSEAKLSMRADVSRVLVRAEPEMLVALGSVSDDLCAAGRVAWLDTEEAGEPGLSTLVTV from the coding sequence ATGACTGACACCTCTGCGGGCTCCGCCGTGCCGTCGGCACCGTCGTTGAACGGGCTGGAAGACAAGTGGGCGCGTCGCTGGGAGGAGCAGGGCGTATACCGGTTTGACCGGTCCGCCGACCGGGACGGGGTGTATTCCATCGACACGCCGCCGCCCACGGTGAGCGGGTCGCTACACGTCGGTCACGTTTTCTCGTATACGCACACCGACGTCATCGCCCGGTATCAGAGGATGCGGGGCAAGGCCGTGTTCTACCCGATGGGTTGGGACGACAACGGCCTGCCCACCGAGCGCCGGGTCCAGAACTTCTTCGGGGTGCGCTGCGACCCGTCCCTGCCGTACGACCCGGATTTCACTCCTCCAGAGCAGCCGGGCAAGTCGGAGATCCAGGTGTCTCGGCGCAACTTCATCGAGTTGTGCGAGCGGTTGACGGTCGCCGATGAGCAGGTGTTCGAGTTGCTGTGGCGGCGGCTGGGGCTGTCGGTCGACTGGCAGATGACCTACCAGACCATCAACGCCGACTCACGACGGGTGTCGCAGCGGGCGTTTCTGAGGAACGTCAAGCGCGGTGAGGCGTACCTATCCGAGGCGCCGACGCTTTGGGACGTCACGTACCGGACCGCGGTCGCGCAGGCGGAGCTGGAGGATCGGGAGCGGCCCGGCGCGCACCATCGGGTCGCATTCCACCGGCCGGACGGCAGCCCGGTCTACATCATGACCACCCGCCCGGAGTTGCTGCCGGCGTGCGTGGCGCTGGTGGCGCATCCGGATGACGAGCGGTACCGCGACCTGGTCGGCACGACCGTCCGTTCGCCGCTGTTCGGGGTCGAGGTTCCAGTCACCGCGCACCGGCTCGCGGCTCCCGACAAAGGCACCGGCATCGCCATGATCTGCACATTCGGCGACCTGACCGACGTCCTGTGGTGGCGCGAGCTGCAGTTGGCCACTCGGCCGATCATCGGCCGGGACGGTCGCATATTGGCGGACCCGCCGCCCGGCCTAGACGATCCGCAGGGACGCGCGGCCTACGCCCAACTGGTTGGGGCCACCATGCACACTGCTCGGGAACGGGTGGTGGGGCTGCTGCGCGCATCCGGGGACCTGGCCGGTGAGCCGGAGAAGATCACGCATCCGGTGAAGTTCTACGAGCGCGGCGACAAGCCGCTCGAGATTGTCACGACCCGGCAGTGGTACCTACGCAACGGGGGTCGCGACACTGACCTGCGCGAAAAGCTACTGGGGCGGGGCCGGGAGCTGGCTTGGCAGCCGGAGTACATGCGAGCCCGCTACGAGAGCTGGGTCGGTGGTCTGACTGGAGACTGGCTGGTCAGCCGGCAGCGGTTCTTCGGCGTGCCGATTCCGCTGTGGTACCCCCTCGACGAGCAGGGTGAGCCGGTCTATGACAAGCCGATCCTGCCCGATGAGGCGGCGCTGCCGGTGGACCCGAGCGTGGACACCCCGCCGGGCTACCAGGCTGAGCAGCGGGGAACGCCTGGAGGGTTCGTCGGGGACCCGGACGTCATGGACACCTGGGCGACGTCCTCGCTGACCCCGCAGATCGCCGGCAAGTGGGGCACCGACGATGACCTGTTCCAGCGGGTGTTCCCGATGGATTTGCGTCCTCAGGCGCACGAGATCATTCGGACCTGGCTGTTCTCCAGCGTCGTGCGGTCGCATCTGGAGCATGGCAGCCTGCCGTGGTCGCACGCCGCGATCTCCGGCTGGGTTCTGGACCCGGACCGTAAGAAGATGTCGAAGTCCAAGGGCAACGTCGTCACTCCGTTGGCGCTGCTGGAGGAGTACGGATCCGACGCCGCACGCTACTGGGCGGTCAATGGGCGGCCGGGGACGGACACTGCCTTCGACACCGGGCAAATGAAGGTCGGTCGCCGACTGGCGATGAAGATCCTCAACGCCAGTCGGTTCGTGCTCGGTCTGGGTGCTCCGGCCGAATCCGCCATGGTGACAGAGGCGTTGGACCGGGCGATGCTGGCGGAGCTGGCCAACGTGGTGGATGAGGCTACTGTTGCACTGGACGGCTACGACTACGCCCGAGCCTTGGAACGCATTGAGCAGTTTTTTTGGCGGTTCTGCGACGACTACCTTGAGCTGGCCAAGAGCCGAGGGTACGGCGAACGTGGCTCCGAGCCAGCCGAGTCCGCCCGCGCCGCGCTGACCCTCGCCCTGGCCACGCTGCTACGGCTGTTCGCGCCGTTCCTGCCCTTCGTCGCCGAGGAGGTGTGGTCCTGGTGGCGCACCGGCACGGTCCACCGGGCTGCCTGGCCGAAGGCTGAGGAGCTGCGCGCGGCGGTCGATGGCGCCGACTCCACCGCGCTGACCGTTGCCAGCCAGGTCATCGCCGCGATCCGAAAGGCCAAGTCGGAAGCGAAGCTGTCTATGCGGGCGGACGTGTCCAGGGTCCTGGTCCGCGCCGAGCCAGAGATGCTGGTCGCGCTCGGCAGCGTCTCAGACGATCTGTGTGCCGCAGGTCGGGTCGCCTGGCTGGACACCGAGGAAGCTGGCGAACCAGGGCTGAGCACCCTCGTGACGGTGTAG
- a CDS encoding glycosyltransferase family 4 protein → MIFLANMWDGLLGEHGLELLADSFGGVSGNWLSPPRQMSTPPAGSRILLSPSVMESAVTPMTAFDRGADVVGWVLFPDQLLGWDWQHQIYRHKITPVLQDTLLICRILAANSEYTAGSLREAGVDSEVSILPLGVDINGIRAARGDRREEAGVHLLWAHMWRSQKNPDKALRIAAEVLNRDPGLRVTVGRAGTWLDDQHSPPEFREEVLTLARSLQAQGGDRVRFVEHLDSPRSYWQLLSQVDISYSCSAEESFGVAMLEHAAAGAACVCPSTLCYPEVHPHARLVPPTETDIADAIVELAGNPALLTQARSRSLAHAATYPIEATVRGIVQLFS, encoded by the coding sequence ATGATTTTTCTTGCGAACATGTGGGATGGCCTTCTCGGGGAACATGGGCTGGAGTTGCTTGCGGACTCCTTCGGCGGGGTGAGCGGCAACTGGCTCAGCCCTCCCCGCCAGATGTCCACGCCGCCTGCAGGTAGCCGTATACTTCTTTCTCCCTCCGTCATGGAATCAGCCGTCACACCGATGACGGCATTTGATCGAGGCGCCGACGTTGTCGGTTGGGTACTGTTTCCCGACCAGCTCCTCGGTTGGGACTGGCAACATCAGATCTACCGGCACAAGATCACGCCAGTACTCCAAGACACCCTCCTGATCTGTCGAATACTCGCCGCAAACAGCGAGTACACGGCGGGGAGCCTGCGGGAGGCAGGCGTCGACAGCGAGGTGTCGATCCTGCCGCTTGGCGTGGATATCAACGGCATCCGAGCAGCCAGAGGCGACCGCCGCGAAGAAGCCGGAGTCCATCTCTTGTGGGCGCACATGTGGCGCAGCCAGAAAAATCCGGACAAAGCCCTGCGGATCGCGGCGGAAGTGTTGAATCGAGATCCGGGCCTTCGCGTCACGGTCGGCAGGGCGGGGACCTGGCTCGATGACCAGCACAGTCCACCCGAGTTCAGGGAAGAGGTCCTGACGCTAGCTCGCTCCTTGCAAGCGCAGGGCGGCGACAGAGTTCGCTTCGTGGAACACCTCGACTCACCACGCTCGTACTGGCAACTGCTGTCGCAGGTGGACATCTCCTACAGCTGCTCCGCGGAGGAGAGTTTCGGAGTGGCCATGCTTGAGCACGCCGCAGCCGGGGCAGCATGCGTCTGCCCCAGCACCCTGTGCTACCCGGAAGTCCACCCGCACGCTCGTCTGGTGCCGCCCACCGAAACTGACATCGCGGATGCCATAGTCGAACTCGCCGGAAACCCCGCCCTGCTTACCCAGGCGCGATCGCGCAGCCTGGCGCACGCGGCAACCTATCCCATCGAAGCGACGGTGCGCGGGATCGTCCAGCTTTTCAGCTGA
- a CDS encoding glycosyltransferase, whose amino-acid sequence MIPSEGVSVVVASIRDPETVTDSVQALGVSLSQLPGPAEIVLVRDSPSGTVPAEWMSAAKVHPVTVIWTGRRRGSSFARRLGVDNAAYDTLLFTDDDVVVPPDWAGRMALGVEEHGIVTGLIQSRTEGFFERCDELIDHYRTAARAADGTVKFVSFPNLGITRTVFDSVSLDLSAGNRVDDIELACRLRLSGAFPQLVETAVAVLYPSTYRSFIGRKVRHGIGMGRLRGQLGAAAWDQLELGQATHLLRRWIALSRQITPGAGVVQRLQVTSANIAYCLAFMITAALFHSGTILGIARTRVGRRMFR is encoded by the coding sequence ATGATCCCGTCGGAGGGAGTGTCGGTAGTCGTCGCCTCAATCCGGGATCCAGAAACCGTCACCGACAGCGTCCAGGCGCTCGGCGTTTCTCTATCACAACTTCCGGGACCCGCTGAAATCGTGCTCGTCCGAGACAGCCCGTCTGGAACAGTACCCGCTGAGTGGATGTCGGCGGCGAAAGTCCATCCGGTCACGGTCATCTGGACCGGACGCCGTCGCGGGTCGTCCTTCGCCCGACGCCTCGGCGTCGACAACGCTGCCTACGACACTCTTCTCTTCACCGACGACGACGTTGTGGTCCCGCCCGATTGGGCAGGTCGGATGGCACTCGGCGTCGAGGAGCACGGAATTGTGACTGGTTTGATTCAGAGCAGAACCGAAGGGTTCTTTGAGAGATGCGACGAGCTCATTGATCACTACCGAACTGCTGCGCGTGCCGCCGACGGTACGGTCAAGTTTGTGTCGTTCCCAAATCTTGGAATCACTCGGACTGTCTTTGATAGCGTTAGTCTCGACCTGTCAGCGGGAAACCGGGTCGACGATATCGAACTCGCTTGCCGGCTCCGCCTGTCCGGGGCATTCCCGCAGTTGGTTGAAACGGCAGTTGCGGTACTCTACCCTTCCACCTACCGGTCCTTCATTGGTAGAAAGGTCCGCCACGGAATCGGAATGGGTCGGCTCCGCGGCCAACTCGGTGCCGCAGCGTGGGATCAGCTCGAGCTTGGTCAGGCGACTCACCTGCTTCGGCGGTGGATCGCGTTGTCGCGGCAGATAACCCCTGGCGCGGGGGTCGTCCAGCGTCTCCAGGTAACTTCAGCGAACATCGCGTACTGTCTTGCGTTCATGATCACGGCTGCGCTATTCCATAGTGGGACGATCCTCGGTATTGCGCGGACGCGCGTCGGCAGGAGGATGTTCCGATGA
- a CDS encoding phosphotransferase, whose amino-acid sequence MTTESISAKIRAATAAHLGQGKLIRVMPGGSANMSVRVASKGSPDLVLRIYLQRDLDRFSCELETLIRLARIGAPTPRLESWGFACPVFGTPFLIYQLLPGEDLGAAARHLDASTIAAAIMPLMDTMIRHISALPVLSHGYLHTADGDLGGAGSQTHHQVDEYAAVIGRDRLADPSLLAAAVELAVQNMHLVSTDRPNLVHPDLKPGNIIIGPRGASIIDWELPIGGHPVLNYGGLLAEGIIDPNLRQGLWLHLDQLSPDLRLAAVTAGILRCLETLSYLPANPSVQNGRKVRPDGDDLANSMRTLLEWAP is encoded by the coding sequence ATGACCACCGAGAGCATAAGTGCCAAAATTAGGGCGGCTACCGCCGCCCACTTGGGTCAGGGAAAGCTGATCAGGGTAATGCCTGGCGGCAGCGCCAACATGTCTGTCCGTGTCGCATCCAAGGGAAGCCCCGATCTGGTGCTCCGGATCTATCTCCAGCGAGACCTCGATCGCTTTTCATGTGAGCTGGAGACACTGATTCGGCTTGCCCGGATAGGTGCTCCTACTCCAAGGCTGGAGTCCTGGGGCTTCGCCTGCCCGGTCTTCGGCACCCCGTTTCTCATATACCAACTGTTACCCGGCGAAGATCTGGGTGCGGCGGCTCGGCACCTGGACGCATCGACAATCGCTGCAGCCATTATGCCCCTTATGGATACCATGATCCGCCACATCTCGGCGCTACCGGTATTGTCCCACGGTTACCTGCACACCGCCGATGGGGATTTAGGCGGGGCTGGTAGCCAGACTCATCACCAAGTTGATGAGTACGCCGCCGTAATCGGTCGAGATCGGCTCGCCGATCCTTCATTGCTGGCAGCGGCCGTCGAACTTGCGGTCCAGAACATGCACCTGGTTAGCACCGACAGACCGAATCTGGTGCACCCTGACCTTAAGCCTGGCAACATCATCATTGGTCCCCGAGGTGCGTCAATCATCGACTGGGAGCTGCCGATCGGCGGCCACCCCGTCCTGAACTACGGTGGTCTGCTCGCCGAAGGAATCATTGATCCAAATCTGCGCCAAGGGCTGTGGCTTCACCTGGACCAGCTCAGCCCAGACCTGAGACTCGCGGCCGTCACCGCAGGTATTCTGCGCTGCCTCGAAACGCTCAGCTACCTTCCGGCGAACCCGTCAGTGCAGAACGGTCGAAAGGTACGACCTGATGGCGACGATCTGGCCAATTCGATGCGGACACTTTTGGAGTGGGCGCCATGA
- a CDS encoding radical SAM protein: protein MDNGQIDISYCDRIYHPKVFTEEAALLWRAMLDRERPTHLAISSTYDSWHVALLLGRVAREILPNVIIIQGGPHLDEVLEPFVLRRTPELHPLDGDAGSAVDFAVGGDGEYILRWLVEATIGAENAAAATARVHSRRDETSRLPGAANLLYVFDGDRQAVRFRNPLPLDDLPFVPRHLLPVEDLYDFDCFRDAGGRRKPTVTMITHRGCRARCNFCSEGLPYQARSHAHILAEAQELAGSGVRAVFLDDSTVQDDPAFAELLKGFHSLGLEVGALTRFDQVQDLKELARMRDFGLVYLYASIEQYSNQSLDLMHKKLRTEQIDSGVRNCNDSDIRLGVSLLFGLPYETPQSVEATLDYATRLREQELVEYVSMSMYSYHPRTPLGQMRRELLAGFDFNRDPPNLRHPYTSFEEGSWYHPDHVTDEYADSIWLRAESGFGDRLVRHLAKHRGSVPGDR from the coding sequence GTGGACAACGGTCAGATCGACATCTCCTACTGCGACCGCATCTACCACCCGAAGGTATTCACGGAGGAAGCGGCGTTGCTGTGGCGAGCGATGCTCGACCGCGAGCGGCCGACTCACCTCGCCATCAGCTCAACATATGACTCCTGGCACGTCGCTCTGCTTCTCGGTCGAGTCGCACGAGAGATCCTCCCCAATGTGATCATCATTCAGGGGGGTCCGCACCTGGATGAGGTGCTCGAACCGTTCGTGCTTCGCCGCACACCTGAACTGCACCCGCTGGACGGGGATGCGGGCAGCGCAGTGGACTTCGCAGTAGGTGGCGACGGCGAATACATCCTGCGCTGGTTGGTGGAGGCAACCATTGGAGCCGAGAACGCCGCTGCGGCGACTGCGCGAGTGCATTCCCGTCGGGACGAGACTTCACGTTTGCCGGGTGCGGCCAACCTTCTCTACGTATTCGACGGAGATCGACAAGCAGTTCGTTTTCGGAACCCGCTTCCCTTGGACGATCTTCCCTTCGTGCCGCGACATCTGCTACCGGTGGAGGATCTGTACGACTTCGACTGCTTCAGGGATGCCGGCGGGCGTCGGAAACCTACCGTCACGATGATCACGCACCGGGGTTGCCGCGCCCGGTGCAACTTCTGCTCCGAGGGACTGCCCTACCAGGCTCGCTCTCACGCCCACATCCTTGCCGAAGCGCAAGAACTAGCAGGTTCTGGTGTTCGTGCCGTATTTCTCGACGACAGCACCGTTCAAGATGACCCTGCCTTCGCCGAACTGTTGAAAGGTTTTCATAGCCTCGGCTTGGAAGTTGGCGCCTTGACGCGATTCGATCAGGTCCAGGACCTGAAAGAGCTGGCGCGGATGCGCGACTTTGGCCTGGTGTACCTGTACGCCTCGATCGAGCAGTACTCGAACCAGAGCCTGGATCTGATGCACAAGAAACTCCGGACCGAGCAAATCGACTCAGGCGTGCGGAACTGCAACGATTCAGACATCCGACTGGGTGTGTCGTTGCTGTTCGGATTGCCATACGAGACGCCGCAATCGGTTGAAGCTACGCTCGACTATGCAACACGTCTCCGTGAACAGGAACTTGTCGAGTACGTCAGCATGAGCATGTACTCCTATCACCCACGGACTCCGCTTGGTCAGATGCGCAGGGAGTTGCTTGCCGGATTCGACTTCAATCGCGATCCGCCCAACCTGCGACACCCGTACACTTCATTCGAGGAGGGATCCTGGTACCACCCCGACCATGTGACCGACGAATACGCCGACTCCATCTGGCTGCGTGCCGAGTCCGGATTCGGAGATCGACTCGTCCGGCACCTCGCCAAGCACCGCGGTTCCGTTCCCGGGGATCGGTAA
- a CDS encoding aminoglycoside phosphotransferase family protein, whose translation MTRWLLDQGFPATAPTELPSREDQPLVLGPADTPTVVSFWHYYAQPEHTGWPDTGILGRLAAALHQVPDHPPSLPQYQPLRTLTSTVQAPAARQALTDDEHTWLTRRIKELRDEYDGLQFPLGHGLIHADMYTGNLLWNAGPHRAVLGDWDSVSIGPFEIDLIPTYAETRFGVDPATVDAFAHAYGHDLRHWPGYDTLYNIRELSTLTALIRLAPGNPRLRGELAHRLNTLSRADRSTRWQGQ comes from the coding sequence GTGACCCGCTGGCTGCTCGACCAGGGCTTCCCGGCGACCGCCCCCACGGAACTGCCCAGCAGGGAGGATCAGCCACTGGTTCTCGGCCCAGCCGACACTCCGACCGTTGTCAGCTTCTGGCACTACTACGCGCAGCCCGAGCACACCGGCTGGCCTGACACAGGGATCCTCGGCCGGCTCGCGGCTGCACTACACCAGGTTCCTGACCACCCGCCGTCGCTGCCGCAGTACCAGCCCCTTCGCACGCTCACGTCGACCGTTCAGGCACCCGCCGCCCGTCAGGCGCTGACCGACGACGAACACACGTGGCTCACCCGCCGTATCAAGGAACTCCGCGACGAGTATGACGGCCTGCAGTTCCCCCTCGGGCACGGCCTCATCCACGCCGACATGTACACGGGGAACCTGCTCTGGAACGCCGGCCCGCACCGGGCTGTCCTTGGCGACTGGGACTCCGTCAGCATCGGCCCATTCGAAATCGATCTCATCCCCACATATGCGGAAACCCGCTTCGGTGTCGACCCGGCCACCGTCGACGCCTTCGCCCACGCCTACGGTCATGACCTGCGACATTGGCCCGGCTACGACACGCTCTACAACATCCGGGAGCTCAGCACCCTTACTGCGTTGATCCGGCTCGCTCCGGGCAACCCCAGGCTCAGAGGCGAGCTCGCTCACCGCTTGAACACCCTGTCCCGGGCCGACCGTTCTACTAGGTGGCAGGGGCAGTAG
- a CDS encoding Ig-like domain-containing protein → MDRVRRGWSVAVALAVVTPTALAGCGAEKTPRFVDGQVASASPTPPPEPFEFAIAPEPDAEDLPISTEIGTTVSGGEITSVTLAEEGGGEVNGSLREDGTSWVPDKPLKNNKKYTATVVATSSTGDEETKTTSFTTMGKSGSQTGTGLYLFDGRTYGVAMPVVVEFFPGIPQDQRASVQKRMFVTTDPPQPGTWYWVSNGTQAYYRAPDFWRAGTTLSTRIALSGHPTGDGRYGDMDRSATAKIGDKVTMEVDNATKQLSMFKNDKLVKQMPVSLGKPSTPSSSGTMIVMDKQEQTVFDTFAELGPVEGYRTDISFAQRITWGGEFIHAAPWSVGDQGVRNVSHGCVNLSMANAEWLFSQTKVGDPITVKGTERKLADGNGWTAWNLTWDEFVKGSALPVPADLRPSGSSPPASPTPGAPAPGSAAPSPSATAG, encoded by the coding sequence ATGGACAGGGTCAGGAGGGGTTGGTCGGTCGCGGTGGCACTGGCAGTCGTCACGCCGACCGCGCTGGCGGGATGTGGAGCGGAGAAGACACCGCGTTTCGTCGACGGGCAGGTGGCCTCGGCGAGTCCGACGCCGCCGCCGGAGCCGTTCGAATTCGCGATCGCGCCGGAACCCGACGCGGAGGACCTGCCGATCAGTACGGAGATTGGCACGACGGTCAGTGGTGGCGAGATCACGTCGGTGACGCTCGCCGAGGAGGGCGGGGGCGAGGTCAACGGGAGTCTGCGGGAGGACGGCACCTCCTGGGTGCCGGACAAACCGCTCAAGAACAACAAGAAGTACACGGCGACGGTGGTGGCGACCAGCAGCACCGGTGACGAGGAGACCAAGACCACCTCGTTCACCACGATGGGCAAGTCCGGTTCGCAGACCGGCACCGGCCTCTATCTCTTCGACGGCCGGACGTACGGGGTGGCGATGCCGGTGGTGGTGGAGTTCTTCCCGGGCATCCCGCAGGACCAGCGGGCGAGCGTACAGAAACGGATGTTCGTGACGACGGACCCGCCCCAGCCCGGCACCTGGTACTGGGTGTCCAACGGCACGCAGGCCTACTACCGGGCTCCGGACTTCTGGCGGGCCGGGACCACGTTGAGCACCCGGATCGCGCTGTCCGGTCATCCGACCGGCGACGGCCGGTACGGCGACATGGACCGCAGCGCCACCGCCAAGATCGGTGACAAGGTGACAATGGAGGTCGACAACGCCACCAAGCAGCTGTCGATGTTCAAGAACGACAAGCTGGTCAAGCAGATGCCGGTCAGCCTGGGTAAACCCAGCACTCCGTCGTCGAGCGGCACGATGATCGTGATGGACAAGCAGGAGCAGACCGTTTTCGACACGTTCGCCGAGCTGGGGCCGGTGGAGGGCTACCGGACGGACATCTCGTTCGCCCAGCGGATCACCTGGGGCGGCGAGTTCATCCATGCGGCCCCGTGGTCGGTGGGTGACCAGGGCGTACGGAACGTGTCGCACGGCTGCGTCAACCTGTCGATGGCGAACGCCGAGTGGCTGTTCAGCCAGACGAAGGTCGGCGACCCGATCACGGTCAAGGGCACCGAGCGCAAACTCGCCGACGGCAACGGCTGGACGGCGTGGAACCTCACCTGGGACGAGTTCGTCAAAGGTAGTGCTCTGCCGGTGCCGGCCGACCTGCGGCCGAGCGGGTCATCGCCACCGGCGTCGCCGACTCCCGGTGCCCCGGCTCCGGGCTCGGCTGCACCGAGCCCTTCGGCCACGGCCGGTTAG